A single Bernardetia sp. DNA region contains:
- the argH gene encoding argininosuccinate lyase, which translates to MKLWNKGYNINQFVEEYTAGRDRVLDLKLAKYDVLGNIAHAKMLCKIGILTEPELEKLVTELNHIQETIEKGEFTIEEQFEDVHSKIEFLLTEKLGDIGKKIHTARSRNDQVLVDLHLYVKAELGNIKSEVKQLFDVLMGLSEKHKDVLLAGYTHLQVAMPSSFGLWFGAYAETLIDDLILLNAAYKIADQNPLGSAAGYGTSFPIDRQMTTDELGFSTMHYNVVAAQMSRGRLEKTVAFALSSLASTLSKCAMDVCLYMSQNFGFVSFPKELTTGSSIMPHKQNPDVMELIRARSNKIQALPQEIALITNNLPSGYHRDFQELKESLINSIEVSLENLQAMRFMMENIIINTKSIENPMYEYMYSVENLNKLVMQGMSFREAYQVLGKQILEGKFEAQTKVEHTHEGSIGNLSLDKIQAKFDTVFNE; encoded by the coding sequence ATGAAACTTTGGAACAAAGGCTATAACATCAATCAGTTTGTAGAAGAATATACAGCAGGAAGAGATAGAGTTTTAGACTTGAAACTCGCTAAATACGATGTTTTGGGAAATATTGCTCACGCCAAAATGCTTTGCAAAATTGGCATCTTGACAGAACCAGAACTTGAAAAGTTAGTAACTGAATTAAATCACATTCAAGAAACAATAGAAAAAGGAGAATTTACTATCGAAGAGCAGTTTGAAGATGTGCATAGCAAAATTGAATTTCTCTTGACGGAAAAACTAGGAGATATTGGTAAAAAAATCCATACAGCTCGTTCAAGAAACGACCAAGTGCTTGTCGATTTACATTTGTATGTAAAAGCAGAACTTGGGAACATAAAAAGCGAAGTAAAACAACTCTTCGATGTTTTGATGGGTTTGAGTGAGAAGCACAAAGACGTTCTACTGGCTGGTTATACGCATTTGCAGGTGGCGATGCCTTCCTCGTTTGGCTTGTGGTTTGGAGCTTATGCCGAGACACTGATTGATGATTTGATTCTCCTAAATGCAGCTTATAAAATTGCAGACCAAAATCCATTGGGTTCGGCTGCTGGTTATGGCACTTCTTTTCCCATCGACAGACAAATGACTACTGATGAATTAGGTTTTTCTACGATGCACTACAACGTGGTGGCTGCACAGATGAGCAGAGGAAGGTTAGAAAAAACAGTTGCTTTTGCTCTTTCTTCATTGGCTTCTACACTGTCTAAATGTGCGATGGATGTGTGTTTGTATATGAGCCAAAATTTTGGTTTCGTATCTTTTCCAAAAGAACTAACGACAGGGTCAAGTATTATGCCTCACAAGCAAAACCCTGACGTAATGGAGCTTATCCGTGCTAGAAGCAACAAAATTCAAGCTCTGCCACAAGAAATTGCTCTGATTACCAACAACTTACCAAGTGGTTATCATCGTGATTTTCAAGAACTCAAGGAAAGTCTCATCAATTCCATAGAAGTTAGTTTGGAAAACCTCCAAGCGATGCGTTTTATGATGGAAAATATTATCATCAATACAAAAAGCATAGAAAATCCAATGTATGAATATATGTATAGCGTGGAGAATCTAAACAAACTCGTAATGCAAGGAATGAGTTTTAGAGAGGCGTATCAAGTGTTGGGAAAACAAATTTTGGAAGGAAAATTTGAAGCTCAAACCAAAGTAGAACATACGCATGAGGGAAGCATTGGAAACTTGTCATTAGATAAAATCCAAGCAAAGTTTGATACGGTTTTCAACGAGTAA